CGCCCGCCAACGAGAACTACGGCGACCTCGCCCCGCGCGGCCTCGGCACCGTCCTCGTGCCCGACCTGCCGCGCTGGACCTCGCACGCCTACGAGGTGCTGATGGAGAGGCTCCCCGAGGACGGGCAGGAGAGGTACCAGGCCCTGACCGAGGACTTGCAGGCGGGCCAGGGGCAGGGCCGGGAACATGTCGGCCACCTGTTCGGCCACGTCGCGGGGATCGGTCATCCCGCCGAGGAGGACGCCTTCGTGGTGCGCGACGTGAACCCGGCGTGGCTGTACGACTATGGGCGGCGCGACACCCTGGACATGACGCGGGCCGACACGTGGCGCACCCTCCTGCGCCTCGACTCCGTGCAGGCCCTCGACCTCACCTTCTGGGACGCGGGGTATCTGCACTTCCTGATCCGCGAGAGGGACCTGGAGGCGTTGAACTTCGGGGAGACCTACGCGGCGATAGAGACGAGCTGAGGACGGGGCGGCACGGGGGTCACGGGACAACCCCCGTCACCTGTCCGGGGGCCTTTCCCACTCCCCACTTACTTGTTCTGCGCCAGCCGGTCCAGCACCAGACGGCTCACACTCTTGAGGGTCTCGAATACGCCGCCGCCGTTGTGCGCGGTCGCCTCGAAGAGGGTGAGTTCTTTTTTCGGGTCGATCACGGCGCGGATCATCTCGGTGGGGAGCGCCCCTTCCACGTCACGCTTGTTGACCTGGAGGACGATGGGCACCTCGCGCACGTCGATGCCGTGTTCGGCGAGGTTCTCGCGCAGGTTGCGCATGCTCTCGGCGTTGGCGCGCAACCGGTTGGGGGCCGAGTCCGCGACGAAGACGATGCCGTCCACGCCGCGCAGGATCAGCTTGCGGCTGGCGTTGTAAAAGACCTGGCCGGGCACGGTGTAGAGGTGGAAGCGGGTCTTGAAGCCCTGCACGCTGCCGAGGTCGAGCGGCAGGAAGTCGAAGAAGAGGGTGCGCTCGTCTTCGGTGGCGAGGCTCACCATCTCGCCGCGTAGCTGGGCGGGCACCTTGGAGAAGACGTGCTTGAGGTTGGTGGTCTTGCCGGACATGCCGGGGCCGTAGTAGACGATCTTGCAGTTGATCTCTCGCGCGGCGAAGTTGATGGTGCTCATGGATTCCCCCTGGGGTCAGGTCGGCCCTCAGCCGAACAGGTCGTCGAGCAGGGCGGTCGCCCCGTGCGAGAAGTCCTCGCCGAGCTGGACGGGCGGCGCGTCCTGAAGCTCCTTGAGGATGGCGGCGAGCCCCGCGATGGCTTTCTTGGTCTGGACCTTGACCCGCCCGAGGGGCACGCTGCCGTCGAAGATCAGGGTCAGGAGGGCCGAGTCGCCGACCGACTCGACGTATAAGGTGCCGTTCTCGCCCTGGTGGGTCTGCTCGCTGAAGGTGCGCTCGCCGAGCATGTTCGCCAGCGCGGCGGTGGCGGCGGCGTTGGAGGCGACGAGGGTCGCCACGCTGTCGAGCGCGGGGGGCCGGGGGGCCCAGAGGGCTTCCTTGTGCGAGAGCACGAAGCCCTTGCGGTCCACC
Above is a window of Deinococcus planocerae DNA encoding:
- a CDS encoding GTP-binding protein — translated: MSTINFAAREINCKIVYYGPGMSGKTTNLKHVFSKVPAQLRGEMVSLATEDERTLFFDFLPLDLGSVQGFKTRFHLYTVPGQVFYNASRKLILRGVDGIVFVADSAPNRLRANAESMRNLRENLAEHGIDVREVPIVLQVNKRDVEGALPTEMIRAVIDPKKELTLFEATAHNGGGVFETLKSVSRLVLDRLAQNK
- a CDS encoding DUF1963 domain-containing protein gives rise to the protein MTSLQGLIRHHGLTEIEGAVLAAVRSAVLLYLGEPNPAPGESRIGGLPDLPASLDWPISREGEALTFLLQLNLRDVPHFAGNPLPQRGMLYVFLGLDEPASDVEHCLLLYTGTEELSPRPLPDLPPANENYGDLAPRGLGTVLVPDLPRWTSHAYEVLMERLPEDGQERYQALTEDLQAGQGQGREHVGHLFGHVAGIGHPAEEDAFVVRDVNPAWLYDYGRRDTLDMTRADTWRTLLRLDSVQALDLTFWDAGYLHFLIRERDLEALNFGETYAAIETS
- a CDS encoding roadblock/LC7 domain-containing protein, with amino-acid sequence MIEPSLALYGDAFERVDRHLEELLAATGVRYCLLVDRKGFVLSHKEALWAPRPPALDSVATLVASNAAATAALANMLGERTFSEQTHQGENGTLYVESVGDSALLTLIFDGSVPLGRVKVQTKKAIAGLAAILKELQDAPPVQLGEDFSHGATALLDDLFG